A part of Solibacillus sp. FSL H8-0538 genomic DNA contains:
- a CDS encoding conserved virulence factor C family protein — protein MKIITIEPTPSPNSMKIVIDQDLPFGKSFNYTKENIAEASATLQAIFAVEGVKGIYHVSNFLAVERNGKFSWETILSGIRHVLGENNKRHEAVAQVNEHFGEVNVHVQIYKGVPLQIKAFDGEGEVRIATGDRFKEAFNAIQTQSADENYIFQRQWMDFGIRYGDKDKVAIDVKAEVVALYPDERVQRILEVANKQVNTVTEERQAVTIEQFQVEDWQQRFQLLDRLPDPEVTDIPLLTLALDDEQMAIRRLATVYLGMIEDVAVVPALEKALADKSAAVRRTAGDCMSDLGLAEFEPAMIKALVDKNKLIRWRAAMYLYESGTEAAVDALRIAAEDAEFEVKLQAKMALARIEQGEQAKGSVWKQMTDARTHE, from the coding sequence ATGAAAATTATTACAATAGAACCGACACCAAGTCCAAATTCAATGAAAATTGTCATTGATCAAGATTTACCATTTGGTAAAAGCTTTAATTACACAAAGGAAAATATTGCAGAAGCATCTGCTACTCTGCAAGCAATTTTTGCTGTTGAAGGAGTAAAAGGTATTTATCACGTTTCAAACTTTTTAGCAGTTGAGCGTAACGGTAAATTTTCGTGGGAAACGATTTTATCCGGTATTCGTCATGTATTAGGTGAAAACAACAAAAGACATGAAGCGGTAGCACAAGTAAACGAGCATTTCGGTGAAGTGAATGTACATGTACAAATTTATAAAGGTGTACCACTACAAATAAAAGCTTTTGACGGTGAGGGTGAAGTACGTATTGCAACAGGTGACCGTTTTAAAGAGGCATTTAATGCGATTCAAACACAGTCGGCTGATGAAAATTATATTTTCCAGCGTCAGTGGATGGACTTTGGTATCCGTTACGGCGATAAAGACAAGGTAGCAATAGATGTAAAAGCTGAAGTAGTTGCGCTTTATCCTGACGAACGTGTGCAACGTATTTTAGAGGTAGCAAATAAGCAAGTAAATACAGTGACAGAAGAGCGCCAAGCCGTTACAATTGAGCAATTCCAAGTTGAGGACTGGCAGCAACGATTCCAACTACTCGATCGGTTACCAGACCCTGAAGTAACAGATATTCCGTTACTAACGCTTGCATTAGACGACGAGCAAATGGCAATCCGCCGCTTAGCAACAGTATATTTAGGCATGATTGAGGATGTAGCTGTTGTACCAGCGCTTGAAAAAGCATTAGCTGACAAAAGTGCTGCTGTGCGCCGTACTGCGGGAGACTGCATGAGTGATTTAGGTTTAGCCGAGTTTGAACCAGCCATGATTAAGGCGCTAGTTGATAAAAATAAGCTTATCCGTTGGCGTGCAGCAATGTATTTATACGAATCAGGTACAGAAGCAGCAGTTGATGCATTACGCATTGCAGCAGAAGATGCCGAATTTGAAGTAAAACTCCAAGCAAAAATGGCACTTGCACGCATTGAACAAGGTGAACAAGCAAAAGGCTCCGTATGGAAACAAATGACGGATGCTCGTACACACGAATAA